One segment of candidate division KSB1 bacterium DNA contains the following:
- a CDS encoding SWIM zinc finger family protein, translating into MAFQEETYAIAPELKEITERQIGILDQENTNGEGWDYYCNGQIVRAAVAGNRISGTVRDYLEEFNVIVRVDEHEITTSCTCGSRQGVCKHIVALLYSWIHDQADFINIGDQIKRLHQMNKQQLIDVITRIIEHDPINIRFFEDRSMELDGVDVDGLLE; encoded by the coding sequence ATGGCTTTTCAAGAAGAAACTTATGCGATTGCACCAGAATTGAAGGAAATCACAGAGCGCCAGATCGGAATTCTGGATCAGGAAAATACGAATGGTGAGGGATGGGATTATTATTGCAATGGTCAAATTGTTCGAGCTGCTGTTGCTGGCAATCGGATTTCTGGTACCGTTCGAGATTATCTCGAAGAATTTAATGTGATTGTACGAGTGGACGAGCACGAGATCACCACTTCATGCACATGTGGCAGCCGACAGGGGGTCTGTAAGCACATCGTCGCATTACTTTATTCCTGGATTCACGATCAGGCGGATTTCATCAATATCGGTGATCAGATCAAACGCTTGCATCAGATGAATAAGCAGCAACTTATCGATGTGATCACGCGGATCATTGAACATGATCCAATCAATATTCGTTTCTTTGAGGATCGTTCGATGGAACTTGATGGGGTGGATGTCGACGGGCTGTTAGAATAA
- a CDS encoding aldolase/citrate lyase family protein: MSLAAEVGRKGADVRSDCWFRITPTTSGGIQLQLNSKVKTMYGSAIETLIRHGLKFFQIDHAMVEFEDSGALPFTIMARLETAVRRLGLDQGRQWLPEFKAFCQYPTSRERFRRSRLYLPGNEPKFMINAGIHKPDGIILDLEDSVAPTEKDAAQTLVRNALLQIDFYGAERMVRINQLPRGLDDLGFVVPYNVHVILIPKCESAEHVKMVEQRVHSILNDRGLEQQVYYMPIIESALGAIRAFEIATASPDIVALTIGLEDYTADIGTQRTLEGRESFWARSQVVNAARAAGIQPIDTVFSDVTDMEGLRQSVLEAKSLGFDGKGCIHPRQIQVIHEAFAPTPEEIERATKIVLAFESAQKSGLGVVALGSKMIDPPVVKRAQRTIRLAIETGKLAENWRQGGEQHG; this comes from the coding sequence ATGAGCTTAGCCGCCGAGGTCGGCAGAAAGGGTGCGGACGTCCGCTCCGATTGTTGGTTCCGCATTACACCAACAACATCTGGAGGCATTCAGCTTCAACTGAATAGCAAGGTGAAAACCATGTATGGCTCGGCGATCGAGACGTTGATCCGCCATGGCCTAAAATTTTTTCAAATTGATCATGCGATGGTGGAATTCGAGGATAGCGGAGCTCTCCCTTTCACGATCATGGCTCGACTGGAAACGGCAGTGCGCCGATTAGGTCTGGATCAGGGAAGACAATGGTTACCCGAGTTCAAAGCATTTTGTCAATATCCCACTAGTCGCGAGCGGTTTCGTCGGTCACGGCTCTATTTGCCTGGCAATGAACCCAAGTTTATGATCAATGCTGGTATTCATAAACCGGATGGTATTATTTTGGACCTGGAAGATAGTGTTGCCCCAACAGAGAAAGATGCTGCCCAAACTTTGGTGCGGAATGCCCTGTTGCAGATCGACTTTTACGGGGCAGAAAGAATGGTTCGGATCAATCAGCTTCCTCGTGGGCTGGATGATTTGGGATTTGTTGTGCCATACAATGTCCATGTGATTCTCATTCCGAAATGCGAAAGCGCCGAACACGTCAAAATGGTGGAGCAACGGGTTCATAGCATTCTTAATGATCGGGGTTTGGAGCAGCAGGTCTATTATATGCCGATCATCGAGAGTGCCCTTGGAGCGATCCGGGCCTTTGAAATTGCCACTGCCTCGCCCGATATCGTCGCGCTGACCATCGGTTTAGAGGATTATACCGCAGATATTGGCACTCAACGCACTTTAGAGGGAAGAGAGAGCTTCTGGGCGCGCAGCCAAGTGGTCAATGCGGCCCGGGCTGCTGGCATCCAGCCCATCGATACCGTGTTCTCGGATGTCACCGATATGGAGGGACTACGACAAAGTGTGCTGGAAGCGAAATCCTTGGGATTCGATGGCAAGGGTTGTATTCATCCCCGGCAGATCCAGGTGATCCATGAGGCATTTGCACCAACACCTGAGGAAATTGAGAGAGCCACCAAAATCGTATTGGCGTTTGAATCTGCTCAGAAAAGTGGACTGGGCGTAGTTGCCCTGGGCAGCAAGATGATCGATCCGCCAGTGGTAAAACGAGCCCAGCGAACCATTCGTCTTGCTATCGAAACTGGGAAACTTGCGGAAAATTGGCGACAAGGAGGAGAACAACATGGTTAA
- a CDS encoding LysM peptidoglycan-binding domain-containing protein, translated as MIRNWIIRYKGCIFGLWMLHLAVGFVFGQELNQTSVLFPIPENIKPNVAFWKKVYTQYSSNQVMIHDMNDLRIIYEVATFDVPMNESSPARLPWGGVEQIKEKYRTILRRLAQLEKIVPEALTPEERAVYQLFGDKASPSVFLKAAESVRAQQGLRDEFRRGLIRSGKYVDHILKVLDQYNIPRELVALPHVESSYNYRAYSKFGAAGIWQFTRGTGRRFLTIDYLVDERFDPIKSTEAAAKLLLENYLELGTWPLAINAYNHGVNGLKRAVAQLGTTDIGVIIEKYESRSYQFASRNFYAEFLAALDARNNYQAYFGDLTFDQPENFIAFKLPDNIRLSLLADRMGFDVKEIERLNPSLRSTVLTSKRQLPKGFEIRLPWRENFDPALAFAKIPAAEKRPEPIATDWYQVESGDNLQSIARRFKTTVSELMELNDINNPHQIYVGQVIRIRQEVPVVAQATEPAPIEGTPTIQPQPSTPALTKPEMTDQSPQRTISSEDKIAQRSEMTKKPASTPVPEIESEVVSPNAEVTVQRPAKPTFGKIFVRPEETLGHYADWLRVPTQVIRNLNNLRPNQDIQLGQEIKVVFSNVTEKEFERKRMEYHRGIEEDFFASYTIEGVSIHKVKSGENIWYLCNQVYEIPYWLLQKYNPNKNLERLSAGDELVIPIIGQPNNNRNAG; from the coding sequence ATGATCAGAAACTGGATAATACGTTATAAAGGCTGCATATTCGGATTATGGATGTTGCATTTGGCAGTCGGATTTGTTTTTGGTCAGGAGCTGAATCAAACCAGTGTGTTATTTCCAATTCCAGAAAACATTAAGCCGAACGTGGCGTTCTGGAAAAAAGTGTACACGCAATATAGCAGCAATCAGGTGATGATTCACGACATGAATGATTTGCGGATCATTTATGAAGTCGCGACTTTCGATGTCCCAATGAACGAATCTAGCCCGGCTCGATTGCCGTGGGGGGGAGTAGAGCAAATCAAAGAGAAATACCGGACCATCTTGAGGCGACTGGCCCAACTTGAGAAAATCGTTCCTGAGGCGCTGACACCAGAAGAGCGGGCTGTGTATCAATTGTTCGGTGATAAGGCAAGTCCTTCAGTATTTCTCAAAGCAGCGGAGAGTGTCCGCGCTCAACAGGGATTGCGAGATGAATTTCGACGCGGCTTGATCCGTTCGGGCAAATATGTGGATCACATCCTCAAGGTTCTGGATCAATACAATATCCCTCGCGAATTGGTGGCGCTACCCCATGTTGAATCGTCCTATAATTATCGCGCCTACTCGAAATTTGGCGCAGCCGGTATCTGGCAATTCACACGCGGCACTGGGCGTCGCTTTCTGACTATCGACTATTTAGTGGACGAGCGATTCGATCCGATTAAGTCGACCGAAGCTGCAGCCAAATTGTTACTGGAGAATTACCTTGAACTGGGCACTTGGCCATTGGCCATCAATGCTTACAACCATGGGGTAAATGGATTGAAGCGTGCAGTGGCACAATTAGGTACGACAGATATCGGTGTGATCATTGAAAAATATGAGAGCCGGAGCTACCAGTTCGCATCGCGAAATTTCTACGCTGAATTCCTCGCCGCGCTGGATGCCCGGAATAATTATCAAGCATATTTTGGTGACTTAACTTTCGATCAACCAGAGAACTTTATCGCTTTTAAGCTGCCCGATAACATCCGACTCTCCCTTTTAGCAGATCGAATGGGGTTCGATGTGAAGGAGATCGAGCGGTTGAATCCGAGTTTGCGAAGCACTGTACTCACTTCGAAGCGGCAGTTGCCAAAGGGTTTTGAAATCAGACTCCCGTGGCGAGAAAATTTCGATCCAGCCCTGGCGTTTGCGAAGATTCCTGCGGCCGAAAAACGACCCGAGCCCATTGCCACCGACTGGTATCAAGTGGAAAGCGGGGACAATCTTCAATCCATTGCACGACGCTTCAAAACCACCGTGTCTGAGCTGATGGAGCTCAATGATATCAATAATCCACATCAGATCTATGTTGGGCAAGTGATACGAATTCGGCAGGAAGTCCCAGTCGTCGCTCAAGCCACAGAACCCGCTCCAATTGAAGGCACCCCGACAATCCAACCTCAGCCATCAACGCCAGCTCTGACGAAACCCGAAATGACAGACCAGTCACCGCAGCGCACGATTTCCTCTGAGGACAAAATTGCCCAGCGAAGCGAAATGACTAAAAAGCCAGCTTCAACGCCAGTACCAGAGATTGAAAGTGAGGTGGTTTCCCCTAATGCCGAAGTGACGGTCCAGCGCCCAGCAAAGCCAACCTTCGGCAAGATCTTTGTCCGCCCTGAGGAAACGCTGGGCCATTATGCAGATTGGTTACGTGTTCCCACTCAAGTGATTCGTAACCTTAATAACCTTAGACCGAATCAGGATATCCAGTTGGGGCAGGAAATCAAGGTGGTGTTCAGCAATGTCACTGAGAAGGAATTCGAACGAAAAAGGATGGAATATCATCGTGGCATTGAAGAGGATTTTTTTGCCAGCTATACTATCGAGGGCGTTTCAATTCATAAGGTTAAAAGTGGCGAGAATATCTGGTATCTGTGCAATCAGGTCTATGAAATCCCCTATTGGTTGCTTCAAAAATACAATCCTAATAAGAATCTGGAACGGCTTTCGGCTGGGGATGAACTGGTCATCCCAATCATTGGGCAGCCAAATAATAATCGCAATGCTGGCTAA
- a CDS encoding citrate lyase subunit alpha (citrate-ACP transferase, the alpha subunit catalyzes the formation of (3S)-citryl-CoA from acetyl-CoA and citrate): MVKNMVKNAAGRLVPTIVNDKPAIPYQGVGKYRPGGTKAAPPIVSCADYPADGNKVVPDLKTALIIAGIKDGMTISTHHHFRNGDLVANQIFDAAAEIGVRDLVWFPSASFPCHAPIIKHLESGVVHHIEGSMNGPLGDYCSAGKMRGLGVLRSHGGRYQAIQDGEVHIDIAVIAAPTADPFGNANGLTGPSACGLLGFALADAQYADKVIVVTDNLVEFPCVPWQIHGNYVDHVVVLEKIGEPEKIVSGTTEITRSPDRLLIAELAAKFVKEAGILKNGFSFQAGAGGTTLAFVIFLKEMMKEMGVKARFVRGGSNQYLVQMLEEGLTDYILDGQTFDLEGVRSLRENPRHVATSPFTSYNYHGKGNFSSMVDVVVLGATEVDVNFNANVVTHSDGRLLHGIGGWQNCLFSKCTILPIPSFRDRIPVIVDEVTTLCGPGELIDVVVTERGIAINPLRQDLIAATKKSSLPIRPIEEIKEEVEAICGGKPEKPKLGDKVVAVVKWVDGTVLDSIYQVLE; the protein is encoded by the coding sequence ATGGTTAAAAATATGGTAAAAAATGCTGCTGGTCGACTGGTCCCCACAATTGTGAATGATAAGCCAGCCATTCCATATCAGGGGGTTGGTAAATATCGACCTGGCGGAACAAAAGCGGCTCCGCCCATTGTGAGCTGTGCCGATTATCCTGCCGATGGGAATAAAGTCGTGCCAGATTTGAAGACTGCGCTCATCATCGCTGGGATCAAAGACGGGATGACAATTTCCACTCATCATCATTTTCGAAACGGTGATTTGGTGGCCAATCAGATCTTCGATGCAGCGGCCGAGATTGGAGTGAGAGATTTGGTGTGGTTTCCCAGTGCTTCGTTTCCATGCCATGCCCCGATCATCAAGCATCTGGAGAGCGGTGTAGTGCATCATATCGAAGGATCGATGAATGGCCCTTTGGGCGACTACTGCAGTGCCGGCAAGATGCGCGGGTTGGGAGTGCTTCGATCTCATGGTGGCCGTTATCAAGCGATCCAAGACGGTGAGGTTCACATCGATATTGCGGTGATCGCTGCGCCAACCGCCGACCCCTTCGGCAACGCCAATGGCCTCACAGGCCCATCCGCCTGCGGTCTCTTGGGCTTTGCTTTGGCCGATGCTCAGTATGCTGATAAGGTCATCGTAGTCACCGATAACCTGGTGGAGTTTCCCTGCGTCCCCTGGCAGATTCATGGCAATTATGTCGATCATGTAGTAGTGTTAGAGAAGATCGGGGAGCCAGAAAAGATTGTCTCTGGTACAACCGAAATCACCCGCAGTCCTGACCGGCTGCTGATTGCCGAGCTGGCCGCTAAATTTGTCAAAGAGGCTGGCATCCTGAAAAATGGCTTCTCCTTCCAAGCTGGTGCCGGTGGGACGACCCTGGCTTTCGTCATCTTCTTGAAAGAAATGATGAAAGAAATGGGGGTCAAGGCGCGTTTCGTTCGCGGCGGGAGCAATCAGTACCTGGTGCAGATGCTTGAGGAGGGCCTGACAGACTATATCCTTGATGGGCAGACCTTTGATCTTGAAGGTGTTCGCTCCCTGCGCGAAAACCCCCGTCATGTAGCTACCAGCCCCTTTACCAGCTATAATTATCATGGCAAAGGAAATTTCTCCTCCATGGTCGATGTTGTCGTTCTGGGCGCTACCGAAGTGGATGTCAACTTTAACGCGAATGTAGTCACCCATTCTGACGGCCGACTGCTGCATGGCATCGGTGGATGGCAAAATTGCCTTTTTTCCAAATGTACCATCCTGCCCATCCCCTCGTTCCGCGATCGAATTCCCGTCATTGTCGACGAAGTCACCACCCTATGCGGCCCAGGGGAACTCATCGACGTTGTGGTCACCGAACGCGGCATTGCCATCAATCCATTGCGACAGGATCTGATTGCTGCTACAAAAAAATCTTCGCTTCCCATACGGCCGATTGAGGAGATCAAAGAAGAGGTGGAAGCCATCTGCGGCGGTAAGCCAGAAAAGCCGAAATTAGGGGACAAAGTGGTCGCCGTCGTAAAATGGGTGGATGGAACTGTTTTGGATAGCATCTATCAGGTTTTAGAATAG
- a CDS encoding endonuclease III, whose product MSTPAAVEQIVAALEQHFGVPERNTELDPLSNLILTVLSQNTNDKNRDRAYQRLRAAFPTWEAVMQAPVEAIETAIRPGGLAKQKSLRIKKILEWIYQHYGALNLDALCAMDPEEAIDTFCQLKGIGVKTISVVLMFSCGVDIFPVDTHVHRICRRLGLVPANASAEQTFWLMQPVVPPGKSFSFHINLLNLGRSICLARKPRCSECPISQHCDYYLAAQ is encoded by the coding sequence ATGTCAACACCAGCCGCTGTTGAGCAAATTGTTGCAGCGTTGGAGCAACATTTCGGGGTCCCTGAACGGAATACCGAACTGGATCCATTAAGCAACTTGATCCTTACCGTCCTCTCCCAGAACACTAATGATAAGAATCGCGATCGGGCGTACCAGCGCCTCAGGGCAGCTTTTCCCACCTGGGAGGCAGTCATGCAAGCCCCAGTTGAAGCCATCGAAACCGCCATTCGGCCCGGCGGCTTAGCGAAGCAAAAAAGCTTGCGAATTAAAAAAATTTTGGAGTGGATTTATCAGCATTATGGGGCACTGAACTTGGATGCGCTATGCGCAATGGACCCAGAAGAGGCAATCGATACCTTTTGCCAGCTCAAAGGAATCGGTGTGAAAACGATCAGCGTTGTGCTCATGTTCTCATGCGGGGTGGATATTTTTCCAGTTGATACCCATGTACATCGGATTTGTCGCCGGCTGGGATTGGTTCCAGCCAATGCGTCCGCGGAACAAACTTTTTGGCTAATGCAGCCTGTGGTGCCGCCGGGGAAATCCTTCTCTTTTCATATCAATTTGCTGAACTTGGGACGCTCGATTTGCCTGGCCCGTAAACCGCGATGCTCAGAATGTCCCATTAGCCAGCATTGCGATTATTATTTGGCTGCCCAATGA